From the Selenomonas timonae genome, one window contains:
- a CDS encoding two-partner secretion domain-containing protein, with protein MSMMRKQRRGQMRRSLRSGIGILAAGALMMGGMNQAMALPQGGQVAAGAADIAASQAEMAIHQATQNAVINWNSFNIGAGERVNIYQPNAQAALLNRVLGGNPSEIFGTLSANGRVFLVNPAGVLFAPGAQVDAGSILASTMNITNADFMAGKYAFVGTPSDGKVINRASLIAKNEGTVALLGKDVVNEGVIVAKKGAAVLAAGEAVSLDFNGDGKVSVVPTKAAMEQAVTNKGLVEADGGLVFMSAATGDALTRSAVNQEGIVRAASLDGAAGSVRMTANDVRLASGSVTDVSGAKAGTVEIGGGWQGTGDLTHAQNVTIERGAALRADATQAGASGGTVAVWSDGMTKFAGEITARGKGTGAGGAVETSGAKVQITGRVDASSAAGKAGEWLIDPGDIEVKTRAAGDPEAGSQADVQTVTNSLNGGTSVTIQTANLTEQNDNSITVSDAITKTAGGDATLTLKATGNVNINANITSTAGKLNVDITSDTNHYAGGSVSVASGKNIKTLGGNVKVGGGLVEDGVGFANSQSAGEAGIMLNGVTIDTTDGTTASGNVELAGSTTANAAGVSLTGATITAGAGKVTLVGKSTGGGKGIALGNITTRSVELRTDSLDLTGTITGDGDPAGTAKVWTLSDGETINFGTGSGGLDLAGDTFTSTGKIRNFKKNTVGDASKAANINAGGVTAGSDLAIDSGAGTLTVDGAVNAAGHALTLGSKNAIAGAGVITADALKLDAADATVNLTGTHAVAKLDGKAKGLTFKNSGDLTVGGATGLTTAAGGADVEVTAGDLTVGAHGMTNAAGAMKLKASGTLKLNANAEVKSTGAAATSLEAAAVNFDTASKVSTAGGTINVKTDALTLSSGAQGTLSSANGKVTVETKTSGKTMSVGSSSADVHMNDLDFINSGTGEVHLGNASTGNVEIAAADVEAPLTVESGSTIKFSGAMTNAGGKDTTFKANTVDFASGANLASGAGTMTMTANSVTNWNDAAFADTNGAGTFVLKPKTAGNFTVGGTAGLVTDAGFGKLKAGNFKNVSIGAKDNGGTATIAGISAGNMPKYTSILTQGKINITGAVNGAPTDTLALHADAPGTTLGDGLSQSAPVSVGNLLLLGKGSMDLSTQANAIKNIAADMSDGNLKLKNNTHMKVAVVEDRTVNPAKNVDGLKTKSTDIQMAAGQKLTVEGNLNSTDDTKIEADDLDLGNNKVNVGKKLTLEKATKSQTINVGTGTGDWNINNANYGEIKIGGATQTGNINIKGATFKKPSDIETQGNVKIEGTNKAGADGTSDMKIKASTATLPNTGDTLAVKNLELDLSGGLDLGNGKILGQKDGKVKTSGVPSGKDIYIKDDAAGVPTNGYRISYSTINDVLDGFGGFDVAGEKHVYFYGGSVKKSINASGKLGVVVEENLTLNGEGAKLTIGADPTQTGHAPASVITGGFTVKTGKSVTVNGKGSGISVNTAGAITLENNAHFNVAGDEANVRLHSRGGKVVFGDDAALAISGGKADVRATGTELDLGARAKIDLGNDREGYLALNVDKVNETAGEDNTTNITGSGRLDLAPRTTGRAMTVDNNASGAGLHITGDQLNGKLFGSNFGALSLGNEATGDVTIDGITANNSVTIRTKDTNKVTIGTNGLTVGGNRRVTLKTGSIENSSGAGAMAVGTGSTLNLYTNSITNLMDNSGAATVNGTGTLGIATYDGTKTIGLGNTATGDLLLPDAKFGTVFGSGFTHYAIGNGTQGTINVANSSLAKDVTLQADTINFAGDMTLAANKTLVVNAKTAANQTTGKIKTDKLALLGGNIALEKNNEIGTLAADVLSVKVKSNALTIGQITTPAGAPIASRTIKGVKSGEAGGTAGDIALSADAMTFTEGVEGKGNLTVQQANAATNLNVGTTGTGLNLPANLFGGNKIKDGFKHVYLGRDDATGATNVGGNLNFVDPTTIRSGKTAGTMTVDGSANIRTNGNDFALESKDLTTVAGSSVDTGTGVLTLKTDAMNLNGKMKGKKALNILPISGNRDIKLGGEVNDPTKLSLLDKYFNGNNRQFWEYEVVNIGDHGGTGRLYQSGVINMPFRVNIQQAVSSGQGGVNLSGTINTHGQDYTVASREVNLDDAHINADGADRDHDGNVAIHTDNLNTANGSTITGHGDVSFDTYTPGKTINFGTPGSGGSASDLTLPSDIFSGTGLLRKNPDGKGFKKIRIGGQNAGNVKVGNVDLPEGLADAVAIKTNGAVTSTGVLKSVPTLEVEANSVNLTGPNEIKNLGNITSATGLTVETKGGTTVTGVIKGNNAPINITNKNGGNVTIAPGGKIIGTGTSDVVIEAQGGAFKNKGGANAIKTAPGQRYVVHTEDSVENEIDGLVFQFRKYGVDYSNRSSFPIPAGQNAMFYKYQPELKLYSTRAYGDANGAFFGAASGFQIVDDGNAKRRALDKTEVDYIRAHVGDSGTHSFGTTVHTNVNADINTTNGEVKKASTDVNMRSGAHTYGSDSTIPNEKITYQGHNDLNYKITVDYRIVPRVVTVTGKTSTVNYNGNPHSYTGNAGVTFSNFANSQTENTTGLLSGAVSYTPIADATKTTGYAQGVVHAGEYSVDLKNSTLSATNYKFKYVPGKLTVKPIDIHFTAPSGERIYGTSNDNVTMTSSTTHTGTLLTGDSFAKYTVTAADGGGNAVTERTGVGTYTMTLNGAALATGSRSLATDYHITSDPGTLTIKKRPLTITAGDKSRIYGDANTTAGYINNTAKVNVAAATATTGLVGGDAIDDVTETIDPTATVTTNAGTAGLWTKASAAHFSSGTANNYNITYVDGHFNITKRPLTLVAGDKNRIYGTANSTANYVNGTNLFRVKAGTNLVNGDTVSTVTETIDSRATVTTDAGTAGLKTKIANAVFGTGNANNYDVRYEDGNFAITPRDLTLHAGSKTRIYGTENSTAVYTGGTTKFRADAATATTGLVNGDAVADVDESTDALVTTNAGTAGLKTQITNARLAGNRKASNYNITYVDGGFAITKRDLYITAGDKSRAYGAANSLAHYVNGTRLVNVRPTDAVSGLVGGDVVSSVTETIDPTATVTTNAGTTGLWTRSSAAQFAYGTDANYNIHYADGRFIITPREVLITAGSASRDYGAPNPAITAYMIERGDHTSQRGLLAGDDISGITSHYDAGMNATTRGGIYRGVIHVDPASVESGYAGASARSNYRFNYAPGNLTIAMRGFDMSTPEGAAVTTSSAAAAQVTAGTTNGGSGVTTAAVPTENRTGSNPPAEGVTVQMPQDAAPTNWANRVVVTNGSTPEAHDFVEHKDGSFGFDLGRTRGDRGFHPENPAHNTSEAIPVLFTDGGSRDLDGIYTVNYSPDKLAIKPSSKKVDIPDPKEIRNTSEQALRFLYQTADGSFEVTFGNGIVTLYPQDEPALSIITAEDRKAERAVLSSGLLTAIEDLGVTPVEIRAVYIFNVLDGQSEE; from the coding sequence ATGAGCATGATGAGAAAGCAGCGGCGTGGACAGATGCGACGCAGTCTGCGCAGCGGTATCGGCATCCTGGCGGCGGGTGCGCTGATGATGGGCGGCATGAATCAGGCAATGGCACTGCCGCAGGGCGGACAGGTTGCGGCAGGTGCGGCAGACATTGCCGCATCACAGGCGGAGATGGCGATTCATCAGGCAACGCAGAATGCCGTCATCAACTGGAACTCGTTCAACATCGGCGCGGGCGAGCGCGTCAATATCTATCAGCCGAATGCCCAGGCAGCTCTGCTGAACCGTGTGCTCGGTGGGAATCCCTCCGAGATCTTCGGCACGCTCTCGGCGAACGGTCGCGTCTTCCTCGTCAACCCTGCGGGCGTTCTCTTTGCGCCCGGCGCACAGGTGGATGCGGGCTCGATTCTCGCCTCGACGATGAACATTACGAATGCGGACTTTATGGCGGGAAAATACGCCTTTGTCGGCACGCCGAGTGACGGCAAGGTAATTAACCGCGCCTCTCTCATTGCGAAAAATGAGGGGACAGTCGCCCTGCTCGGCAAGGATGTCGTGAACGAGGGCGTTATCGTGGCGAAGAAGGGCGCAGCGGTACTCGCGGCGGGCGAAGCCGTGTCGCTCGACTTTAACGGCGACGGCAAGGTCTCGGTCGTCCCGACGAAGGCGGCGATGGAGCAGGCAGTCACGAACAAAGGTCTCGTCGAAGCAGACGGAGGCCTCGTTTTCATGTCCGCAGCGACGGGCGATGCGCTGACGCGCTCGGCGGTCAACCAGGAGGGCATCGTGCGTGCCGCGAGCCTTGACGGTGCAGCGGGAAGCGTGCGCATGACGGCGAATGACGTGCGCCTTGCTTCGGGCAGTGTGACGGATGTGAGCGGCGCGAAAGCCGGCACGGTCGAGATTGGCGGTGGCTGGCAGGGCACGGGCGACCTCACGCACGCACAGAATGTCACGATCGAGCGCGGCGCGGCTCTGCGTGCCGATGCGACGCAGGCAGGCGCATCGGGCGGCACGGTCGCCGTCTGGTCGGACGGTATGACGAAGTTCGCGGGCGAGATCACGGCACGTGGCAAAGGCACGGGCGCGGGCGGCGCCGTCGAGACCTCGGGTGCGAAGGTGCAGATCACGGGACGCGTCGATGCTTCGTCGGCGGCGGGCAAGGCGGGCGAATGGCTCATTGACCCCGGCGACATCGAGGTAAAGACGCGTGCGGCGGGCGATCCCGAAGCCGGCTCTCAGGCGGACGTACAGACCGTCACCAATTCGCTGAACGGCGGCACATCTGTAACCATTCAGACGGCGAACCTCACGGAACAGAACGACAACTCCATCACCGTATCGGATGCAATCACGAAGACGGCGGGCGGCGACGCAACTCTGACGCTCAAGGCGACGGGAAACGTAAATATCAACGCCAATATCACGTCGACGGCGGGTAAGCTCAATGTGGACATCACCTCCGATACGAACCACTATGCAGGCGGTTCGGTCAGCGTCGCGAGCGGAAAGAATATCAAGACGCTCGGCGGCAATGTCAAGGTCGGCGGCGGTCTCGTCGAAGATGGCGTCGGCTTTGCGAACTCGCAGAGTGCGGGTGAGGCGGGCATCATGCTCAACGGTGTCACGATTGATACCACGGACGGCACCACGGCGAGCGGCAATGTCGAACTCGCGGGCAGTACGACAGCGAACGCGGCGGGCGTATCGCTCACGGGCGCGACGATCACGGCGGGCGCGGGCAAGGTCACGCTCGTCGGCAAGTCCACAGGCGGCGGCAAGGGGATCGCCCTCGGGAACATCACGACGCGCTCGGTCGAGCTGCGCACAGATTCCCTCGACCTCACGGGCACGATCACAGGCGACGGCGACCCCGCAGGTACGGCAAAGGTCTGGACGCTTTCGGACGGCGAGACCATCAACTTTGGCACGGGTTCGGGCGGACTTGACCTCGCAGGCGATACGTTCACGAGCACGGGAAAGATTCGAAACTTCAAGAAGAATACGGTCGGCGACGCGAGCAAGGCGGCAAACATCAACGCCGGTGGCGTGACGGCGGGCAGCGATCTCGCCATCGATTCGGGTGCAGGTACGCTGACCGTCGACGGCGCAGTAAACGCCGCAGGTCATGCGCTGACGCTTGGTTCGAAGAATGCGATCGCAGGCGCGGGTGTCATCACGGCAGACGCCCTCAAACTCGATGCAGCAGATGCCACGGTGAACCTCACGGGAACGCATGCCGTCGCAAAGCTCGACGGCAAGGCGAAGGGCTTGACATTTAAGAACAGCGGCGATCTGACCGTTGGCGGTGCAACTGGACTGACAACCGCAGCGGGCGGTGCAGACGTCGAAGTGACGGCGGGCGATCTCACGGTCGGCGCACACGGCATGACGAACGCGGCGGGCGCGATGAAGCTCAAGGCGAGCGGCACGCTCAAGCTCAATGCGAATGCCGAGGTCAAATCGACGGGCGCGGCGGCGACATCGCTTGAAGCGGCGGCGGTCAATTTCGACACGGCGAGCAAGGTATCGACAGCAGGCGGCACAATCAACGTCAAGACGGATGCGCTGACGCTCTCCTCGGGAGCGCAGGGCACTCTTTCGAGTGCAAACGGAAAAGTTACGGTTGAGACGAAAACGTCGGGCAAGACGATGTCCGTCGGTTCTTCGAGTGCCGATGTTCACATGAATGACCTCGATTTCATCAACTCCGGCACGGGCGAAGTCCATCTGGGCAATGCGTCTACTGGCAATGTCGAAATTGCTGCAGCCGACGTCGAGGCACCGCTGACGGTGGAATCGGGCTCGACCATCAAATTCTCAGGCGCAATGACGAACGCAGGCGGAAAGGACACGACGTTCAAGGCAAATACCGTTGACTTTGCTTCGGGTGCGAATCTCGCCTCGGGAGCGGGCACGATGACGATGACGGCGAACAGCGTCACGAACTGGAACGATGCCGCGTTCGCTGATACGAACGGCGCGGGCACGTTCGTGCTGAAGCCCAAGACGGCAGGAAACTTCACCGTCGGCGGCACGGCAGGTCTTGTGACGGATGCAGGCTTTGGAAAACTCAAGGCGGGCAATTTTAAGAACGTCTCCATCGGCGCAAAGGACAATGGCGGCACGGCGACCATCGCGGGCATTTCAGCGGGCAATATGCCTAAGTATACGAGCATCCTGACGCAGGGCAAGATCAATATCACGGGCGCGGTCAACGGTGCGCCGACGGATACGCTCGCGCTCCATGCCGATGCGCCGGGCACGACGCTTGGCGACGGGCTTTCCCAGAGTGCGCCCGTTTCGGTCGGCAACCTGCTGCTCCTCGGCAAAGGCTCGATGGATCTCAGCACGCAGGCGAATGCGATCAAGAATATCGCCGCCGATATGTCGGATGGCAATTTGAAACTTAAGAACAACACCCACATGAAGGTCGCCGTCGTCGAAGACCGCACGGTAAATCCTGCGAAGAACGTCGACGGTCTCAAGACGAAATCGACGGACATCCAGATGGCGGCGGGGCAGAAACTCACGGTCGAAGGAAACCTCAATTCCACGGACGACACGAAGATCGAAGCCGACGATCTCGACCTCGGGAATAACAAGGTCAATGTCGGCAAGAAGCTTACGCTCGAAAAGGCGACAAAGTCGCAGACCATCAACGTCGGCACGGGCACGGGCGACTGGAATATCAACAACGCGAATTATGGTGAGATCAAGATTGGTGGTGCGACGCAGACGGGCAACATCAATATCAAGGGTGCGACGTTCAAGAAGCCGTCGGATATTGAGACGCAGGGCAACGTCAAGATTGAGGGCACGAACAAGGCGGGCGCGGACGGCACGTCCGACATGAAGATCAAGGCGAGCACCGCCACTCTGCCGAACACAGGCGACACGCTCGCCGTCAAGAATCTGGAGCTCGACCTCTCGGGCGGTCTCGATCTCGGAAATGGCAAGATCCTCGGACAGAAGGATGGCAAGGTCAAGACCAGCGGTGTTCCCTCGGGGAAGGATATCTATATCAAGGACGATGCCGCCGGTGTTCCGACCAATGGCTATCGCATTTCCTACAGCACGATCAATGACGTGTTGGACGGATTTGGCGGCTTCGATGTCGCAGGTGAGAAGCATGTCTACTTCTACGGCGGTTCGGTCAAGAAGTCCATCAATGCGTCGGGCAAGCTCGGCGTTGTGGTGGAAGAGAACCTTACGCTGAATGGGGAAGGCGCAAAGCTCACGATCGGTGCAGATCCGACACAGACAGGTCATGCCCCTGCCTCCGTCATCACGGGTGGCTTCACCGTAAAGACCGGCAAGAGCGTCACCGTCAATGGCAAGGGCTCGGGCATCAGCGTCAACACCGCAGGGGCGATCACGCTGGAAAATAACGCCCACTTCAACGTCGCGGGCGACGAAGCGAACGTCCGTCTGCACTCGCGCGGAGGCAAGGTCGTCTTTGGCGACGATGCCGCCCTTGCCATCTCCGGCGGCAAGGCGGATGTGCGGGCAACGGGAACAGAACTCGACCTTGGCGCGCGCGCGAAGATCGACCTCGGCAATGACCGCGAGGGCTATCTCGCCCTCAATGTCGATAAGGTCAATGAAACTGCGGGCGAAGACAATACGACAAACATCACGGGCAGCGGCAGGCTTGACCTCGCTCCGCGCACCACGGGCAGGGCGATGACCGTCGATAACAATGCGTCGGGAGCAGGTCTCCATATCACGGGCGACCAGCTCAACGGAAAGCTCTTTGGCAGTAATTTCGGCGCGCTGAGTCTCGGCAACGAGGCGACGGGCGACGTCACGATCGACGGCATCACGGCGAACAACAGCGTCACGATCCGCACGAAGGATACGAATAAGGTCACCATCGGCACGAACGGCCTGACGGTCGGCGGCAATCGCCGTGTGACGCTCAAGACCGGCTCGATTGAGAACTCGAGCGGTGCGGGCGCGATGGCGGTCGGTACGGGCAGCACCCTGAACCTCTATACGAACAGCATCACGAACCTTATGGACAATAGCGGGGCTGCCACTGTCAACGGCACGGGCACGCTCGGCATCGCGACCTACGACGGCACGAAGACCATCGGTCTCGGCAACACGGCGACGGGCGATCTTCTCCTGCCTGACGCGAAGTTCGGCACGGTGTTCGGTTCGGGGTTCACGCATTACGCCATCGGCAACGGTACGCAGGGCACGATCAACGTGGCAAATTCTTCTCTTGCGAAGGATGTGACACTCCAAGCGGATACGATCAACTTCGCGGGGGATATGACGCTTGCAGCGAACAAGACGCTCGTTGTCAACGCCAAGACAGCGGCGAACCAGACGACGGGCAAGATCAAGACGGATAAACTCGCTCTCCTCGGCGGCAATATTGCGCTCGAAAAGAACAATGAAATTGGCACCCTTGCGGCAGACGTGCTCTCCGTCAAGGTAAAGTCGAATGCGCTGACCATCGGGCAGATCACGACGCCTGCAGGTGCACCTATCGCTTCGCGTACCATCAAGGGCGTGAAGTCGGGCGAAGCTGGCGGTACGGCGGGCGACATCGCGCTGTCCGCCGATGCCATGACCTTTACCGAGGGCGTCGAGGGTAAGGGCAATCTCACTGTACAGCAGGCAAATGCTGCCACGAATTTGAACGTCGGTACGACAGGCACGGGATTGAATCTGCCCGCAAACCTCTTCGGCGGAAATAAAATCAAGGACGGCTTCAAGCATGTTTACCTCGGCCGCGACGATGCGACGGGCGCGACGAATGTCGGCGGCAATCTGAACTTCGTCGATCCGACGACGATTCGTTCAGGGAAAACCGCAGGAACGATGACGGTTGACGGCTCGGCAAACATTCGAACGAATGGCAACGACTTCGCACTCGAATCGAAGGATTTGACGACGGTGGCTGGAAGCTCCGTCGATACGGGCACGGGCGTACTCACGCTCAAGACCGATGCGATGAACTTGAATGGCAAGATGAAGGGCAAGAAGGCGCTCAATATCCTGCCGATCTCGGGTAATCGGGACATCAAGCTCGGCGGCGAAGTGAACGATCCGACGAAGCTTTCCCTGCTCGACAAGTATTTCAACGGCAACAACCGTCAGTTCTGGGAATACGAAGTTGTCAACATCGGCGATCATGGGGGCACCGGACGTCTCTATCAGAGCGGTGTGATCAACATGCCGTTCCGCGTGAACATCCAGCAGGCGGTTTCGAGCGGACAGGGCGGCGTCAACCTTTCGGGCACGATCAATACACACGGTCAGGACTATACCGTCGCCAGTCGTGAAGTCAATCTCGATGATGCGCATATCAATGCGGACGGTGCTGATCGCGATCATGACGGAAATGTCGCCATCCATACGGATAATCTCAACACGGCGAACGGCAGCACGATCACAGGTCACGGCGACGTCTCCTTCGACACCTATACGCCGGGCAAGACGATCAACTTCGGCACGCCCGGCTCGGGCGGCTCCGCCTCCGATCTTACACTTCCGTCCGATATTTTCAGCGGCACAGGTCTTCTGCGGAAGAATCCCGACGGCAAGGGCTTCAAGAAGATTCGCATCGGCGGACAGAACGCGGGCAATGTCAAGGTCGGCAACGTCGACCTGCCCGAGGGGCTTGCCGATGCCGTCGCCATCAAGACGAACGGCGCAGTCACCTCGACAGGCGTCCTGAAGTCCGTGCCGACGCTCGAAGTCGAAGCGAACTCCGTCAATCTCACGGGTCCGAACGAGATCAAGAATCTCGGCAATATCACGTCCGCCACAGGCCTGACCGTCGAGACGAAGGGCGGCACGACGGTCACGGGGGTTATCAAGGGAAATAATGCGCCGATCAATATCACAAACAAAAATGGTGGCAATGTCACGATTGCGCCCGGCGGGAAAATCATCGGCACGGGCACGTCCGATGTCGTCATCGAAGCGCAGGGCGGCGCCTTCAAGAACAAGGGGGGCGCAAACGCCATCAAGACCGCGCCCGGCCAGCGTTATGTCGTGCATACGGAGGACTCTGTCGAGAATGAGATCGACGGGCTTGTATTCCAGTTCCGTAAATACGGCGTGGACTACAGCAATCGCAGTTCTTTCCCCATTCCTGCGGGTCAGAACGCCATGTTCTACAAGTATCAGCCGGAACTCAAGCTGTATTCGACCCGTGCCTATGGCGATGCGAACGGCGCATTCTTTGGCGCGGCATCGGGCTTCCAGATCGTTGATGACGGCAATGCGAAGCGCCGTGCGCTCGACAAGACGGAGGTAGATTACATTCGCGCTCATGTAGGTGATTCGGGGACGCATAGTTTCGGTACGACGGTTCATACGAACGTCAATGCTGATATCAATACAACGAATGGCGAGGTCAAGAAGGCATCGACCGATGTCAATATGCGTTCGGGTGCGCATACCTACGGTTCAGATTCGACCATTCCCAATGAGAAGATCACTTATCAAGGGCACAATGACCTCAACTACAAGATCACAGTCGACTACCGCATCGTGCCGCGCGTCGTCACGGTCACGGGCAAGACCTCGACCGTAAATTACAACGGCAATCCGCACAGCTACACGGGCAACGCGGGGGTCACGTTCTCAAACTTCGCGAACAGCCAGACGGAAAATACAACGGGACTTCTCTCGGGTGCTGTTTCCTATACCCCGATTGCGGATGCGACGAAGACGACGGGCTATGCGCAGGGCGTTGTCCATGCGGGCGAGTACAGTGTTGACCTGAAAAACAGCACGCTCTCCGCGACAAACTACAAATTCAAGTACGTTCCAGGCAAGCTCACGGTGAAGCCCATCGACATCCACTTCACTGCGCCGAGCGGCGAGCGCATTTATGGCACATCGAACGACAACGTGACCATGACGTCGAGCACGACGCATACGGGCACGCTCCTTACGGGCGACAGTTTTGCGAAGTATACAGTCACGGCGGCGGATGGCGGCGGCAACGCCGTCACGGAGCGCACGGGCGTCGGCACTTACACGATGACCTTAAATGGTGCGGCGCTCGCCACGGGAAGCCGCAGCCTTGCGACGGACTACCATATCACGTCCGATCCCGGCACGCTCACGATCAAGAAGCGTCCGCTCACCATTACAGCGGGCGATAAGAGCCGCATCTACGGCGATGCCAATACGACGGCGGGGTATATTAACAACACGGCGAAGGTCAACGTCGCTGCAGCTACCGCGACGACGGGACTTGTGGGCGGCGATGCGATCGACGATGTGACGGAGACGATTGACCCGACGGCGACCGTCACGACGAATGCGGGCACGGCAGGTCTTTGGACAAAGGCAAGCGCGGCACACTTCTCGTCGGGTACGGCAAACAATTACAACATCACCTACGTTGACGGACACTTCAACATAACGAAGCGGCCGCTGACGCTCGTCGCAGGCGACAAGAACCGCATCTACGGCACGGCGAACAGCACCGCAAACTATGTGAACGGCACGAATCTCTTCCGCGTCAAGGCGGGCACGAACCTCGTCAACGGCGATACGGTTTCGACGGTCACGGAGACGATTGATTCGCGTGCGACCGTCACGACGGACGCAGGCACGGCAGGACTCAAGACGAAGATTGCAAATGCCGTCTTCGGCACGGGAAATGCCAATAACTATGACGTTCGCTACGAGGACGGCAATTTCGCCATCACGCCGCGCGACTTGACGCTTCATGCGGGCAGCAAGACGCGCATCTACGGCACGGAGAACTCGACCGCCGTCTATACGGGCGGCACGACAAAGTTCCGTGCCGACGCCGCGACCGCCACGACGGGACTCGTGAACGGTGACGCGGTCGCTGACGTCGATGAATCGACGGACGCCCTCGTTACGACGAACGCCGGCACGGCGGGACTCAAGACGCAGATTACAAATGCACGCCTCGCAGGCAATCGTAAGGCGTCGAACTACAACATCACCTATGTCGACGGTGGGTTTGCCATCACGAAGCGCGACCTCTACATCACGGCGGGTGACAAGAGCCGCGCTTACGGCGCAGCGAACAGTCTGGCGCACTATGTGAACGGCACGCGTCTCGTCAACGTGCGTCCGACAGATGCAGTAAGCGGACTCGTGGGCGGTGATGTGGTTTCTTCCGTTACGGAGACAATCGACCCGACCGCAACGGTTACGACCAACGCAGGTACTACGGGGCTTTGGACACGTTCCTCTGCGGCGCAGTTTGCGTACGGCACAGATGCCAACTACAATATTCACTACGCAGACGGTAGGTTTATCATCACTCCGCGCGAGGTGCTGATCACGGCGGGCAGTGCCTCCCGTGACTACGGTGCACCGAATCCCGCCATAACCGCATACATGATCGAGCGTGGCGACCACACATCGCAGCGCGGTCTGCTCGCGGGCGACGACATCAGCGGCATCACATCGCACTATGATGCGGGTATGAACGCGACGACGCGCGGCGGCATCTATCGGGGCGTGATCCATGTCGATCCTGCTTCCGTTGAAAGTGGCTATGCAGGTGCGTCGGCACGTTCCAACTATCGCTTTAACTACGCACCCGGTAATTTGACGATTGCTATGCGCGGATTTGATATGAGTACGCCCGAGGGGGCTGCCGTAACGACGAGCAGTGCTGCTGCTGCGCAAGTAACGGCGGGAACGACGAACGGTGGAAGCGGCGTGACGACCGCAGCCGTTCCGACTGAGAATCGCACGGGCAGCAATCCGCCCGCCGAGGGAGTAACTGTTCAGATGCCGCAGGATGCGGCACCGACGAACTGGGCAAATCGTGTTGTCGTGACGAATGGCAGCACGCCCGAGGCGCATGATTTCGTCGAGCACAAGGACGGCTCGTTCGGCTTTGACCTCGGCAGGACGCGCGGTGACCGCGGGTTCCATCCTGAGAATCCGGCACACAATACATCTGAGGCAATCCCTGTTCTCTTTACGGATGGCGGATCGCGCGACCTTGACGGCATCTATACGGTCAACTACTCGCCGGATAAGCTGGCGATCAAGCCGTCCTCGAAGAAGGTTGACATTCCGGATCCAAAGGAGATTCGCAATACGTCCGAGCAGGCACTTCGCTTCCTCTATCAGACGGCGGACGGCTCCTTTGAGGTGACGTTTGGCAATGGCATTGTGACGCTCTATCCGCAGGATGAGCCGGCACTCTCGATCATCACAGCAGAGGATCGCAAGGCGGAGCGCGCCGTGCTCTCCTCGGGGCTCCTCACGGCGATTGAAGACCTCGGCGTGACGCCTGTAGAGATTCGCGCCGTCTACATCTTCAATGTATTGGATGGGCAGAGCGAAGAGTAA